In Archangium violaceum, the following are encoded in one genomic region:
- a CDS encoding serine/threonine protein kinase — protein sequence MKPTLEDVVRPDMVVGGYRIEKKLGAGGFGKVFLSWRDGSPCALKFIHLESVGEWGWRELFIMLRHEFPNVVKLLSHFKWPEEKPEYLVLVMEYVPGVTLYQWARDNNPCARELVEKLLPLARALMAVHAKDVKHRDLKGDNVLVRDGNGGPVLVDFGAGAMPGAPRVTGALAPANLRYRSPEAVSFFLRENRKRGESYDYAVTDELYALGVILYVLAVDVYPFNGPDDELMGEILAGNPKPPHVRNSRVPRPLSELCLRLLAKANARVPDDEALCVALEKLLEEAKADPRRWEMPLCYGWTVDGRTTEDAPELLGYDSQAWLRRWIRQKPKRGRPPASLVVAPAPPEPPAPPVVAPASPEPPAPPTVAPAPPEPPTAATVPTLRTRVRRAAPVLMAVVGLAVVGLGLAHLLGQLQPPPSTPTPGQPVLTPPVPAEFSPDGPTPWATYVHEVAPPWKPPEADAGAAPPRADTPAPVTTVTLSSGTTRMKKKAPGSQAEKEKKGNGSTGNNVLLAVAAAANLACPGAQVRKEPAPQVCPAGAVETMTRQLGLRLGERHGAGMPGEKHGSSEPVPVKAGPISVELAGDWDVGTDAMGRGGRTALPSGTHLTGQLCIGEKRVYGRITQAVTPTGDRFTVCMELIGQFDEERGLEIESDGGAIKVHPRVEVKTVERFE from the coding sequence ATGAAGCCCACGTTGGAGGACGTGGTGCGGCCGGACATGGTGGTGGGCGGCTATCGCATCGAGAAGAAGCTGGGAGCTGGGGGCTTCGGCAAGGTGTTCCTCTCGTGGCGTGACGGCAGCCCGTGTGCCCTCAAGTTCATCCACCTGGAGAGCGTCGGGGAATGGGGCTGGCGGGAGCTGTTCATCATGCTCCGTCACGAGTTCCCCAACGTGGTGAAGCTGCTGAGTCACTTCAAATGGCCGGAGGAGAAGCCAGAGTACCTGGTGCTCGTCATGGAGTACGTGCCGGGAGTGACGCTCTATCAGTGGGCGAGGGACAACAATCCGTGCGCCCGCGAGCTGGTGGAGAAGCTGCTGCCGCTCGCTCGGGCGTTGATGGCGGTCCACGCCAAGGATGTGAAGCACCGCGACTTGAAGGGGGACAATGTCTTAGTTCGCGATGGGAACGGAGGGCCGGTGCTGGTGGACTTTGGAGCCGGTGCCATGCCGGGCGCTCCGCGCGTTACAGGAGCCCTGGCCCCGGCCAACCTCCGCTACCGCAGCCCCGAAGCCGTGTCCTTCTTCCTGCGCGAAAACCGAAAGCGGGGGGAGAGCTACGACTACGCGGTGACAGACGAGCTGTACGCCCTGGGCGTCATCCTCTACGTGCTCGCCGTCGACGTGTACCCTTTCAACGGCCCGGACGACGAGCTGATGGGGGAGATTCTCGCGGGCAACCCCAAGCCGCCGCACGTGCGCAACTCCCGCGTACCCCGGCCTTTGAGTGAGCTGTGTCTGCGCCTGCTGGCCAAGGCGAACGCCCGCGTACCGGATGACGAGGCGTTGTGCGTGGCGCTGGAGAAGCTGCTGGAGGAGGCGAAGGCGGACCCCCGCCGCTGGGAGATGCCGTTGTGCTACGGCTGGACGGTGGACGGACGCACCACCGAGGACGCGCCAGAGCTGTTGGGCTACGACAGCCAGGCGTGGCTGCGCAGGTGGATCCGGCAAAAGCCCAAGCGGGGCAGGCCGCCTGCTTCTCTCGTAGTCGCTCCCGCCCCACCTGAGCCGCCCGCTCCTCCCGTAGTCGCTCCCGCCTCACCTGAGCCACCCGCTCCTCCCACCGTGGCTCCCGCCCCACCCGAGCCGCCCACCGCGGCAACCGTCCCCACGCTTCGCACCCGAGTGAGGCGGGCCGCTCCTGTCCTGATGGCCGTGGTGGGGCTTGCGGTGGTGGGGTTGGGGCTGGCTCATCTCCTCGGCCAACTCCAGCCGCCGCCTTCCACACCGACTCCAGGCCAGCCGGTGTTGACGCCCCCTGTACCTGCGGAATTCTCACCCGATGGCCCGACGCCATGGGCTACGTACGTCCATGAAGTGGCGCCCCCGTGGAAGCCGCCCGAAGCTGACGCAGGCGCAGCGCCTCCGAGGGCGGACACCCCTGCGCCCGTCACCACCGTGACGCTCAGCTCGGGAACAACGCGCATGAAGAAGAAGGCCCCCGGCTCACAGGCGGAGAAGGAGAAGAAGGGCAACGGCTCCACCGGGAACAACGTGTTGCTCGCCGTGGCCGCTGCCGCCAACCTGGCCTGTCCCGGCGCCCAGGTCCGCAAGGAGCCCGCGCCTCAGGTATGCCCAGCCGGTGCCGTTGAAACCATGACTCGCCAGCTCGGCCTCCGCCTTGGAGAGAGACACGGTGCCGGCATGCCCGGTGAGAAGCATGGCAGTTCCGAGCCCGTCCCCGTGAAGGCGGGCCCCATCTCCGTTGAGCTGGCTGGCGACTGGGACGTGGGAACCGATGCCATGGGCCGGGGTGGGCGCACGGCACTGCCGAGTGGCACCCACCTCACCGGACAGCTCTGCATCGGGGAGAAGCGCGTCTACGGACGCATCACCCAGGCCGTCACGCCCACCGGGGACAGGTTCACCGTCTGCATGGAGTTGATCGGCCAGTTCGACGAGGAGCGCGGACTTGAGATCGAATCTGACGGTGGCGCCATCAAGGTCCACCCCCGCGTAGAGGTGAAGACGGTGGAGCGGTTCGAGTAG